The Oreochromis aureus strain Israel breed Guangdong linkage group 7, ZZ_aureus, whole genome shotgun sequence region CTAGAAGGTCACTCACCGAAGCTGAAACGCAAGGTTCTTGAATGGTCTGTACTGTACAGCAAGCTATTGGTCAggtgaatatatattttaagaCTATTCTGAGAAACTATTCATACTCTTTCTAGCATCGATAGCATGATTTTTATGGCTATGCTAATTCAAAGCACTTTGTTAAGTTTATGCTTTGATGTCTTGGTTATGATAGtcaatatttttatattcaaaAAAGAGTTTGCCTCTGCAGATTCTCAGGAATTATTGATTTCACAGAGTTTAAGCACGTGGTGGGACTTTTCAGCAACAAATTCAAAActgctgtctttctctgtctctccctgttGTCaatttcaaagttttctataTTTAACAATTCCCATCCATCACCTGTCTGTGACAGTGTAGTAGTGTAACAGCTCCTggatttaaaaaatagaaaaaataagaaaaggaaTGGAAAAAACACGTTGCCGGTGAACATAATCTGGGCAGCatcactgttcctgaaaaatgttttggcacataaagaaaattaagaaaattATTTAGAGGGAAACGAGCCTACCAAGCCTGCTTTCATGGTTTGATTTCCATACactctcctctgtgtgtgcacGTTTATGAGGACAGTGCGTTTAAGAAAATGCTAATCGAGGAGCTTTGTTGCAGAGCAGGTGTTAGAAATGCTGACAAGGacacaaatgtaaataaaactggtGAAGTGAAGATCACAAAAGGGACATCTGAGTTCGTTTTCCTTTGCCTTTTTATTACACcataattaaaatgaattgtCTTTAtcgctgttgtttttttcccctctgtctCTGTCCTATTCTTTATGGCTCTATTGATGTATTATTGGCTGTTATTCCAACCCACACCGGGCTTGTAACAAGTTTAGCACAGCGATTGCTCCcagctacaatgaaaatgtgAGACTGaggctttatttttgttttgctcttcTGCCTGTGCCATGAATCTGAAtagaactttgtttttaaagaaacaataaGAAAAGGAATCGGTTTGACAAAACATGGGCTCACATGCCTCACAGTGATTACTTGAGTGTGATGCAGGTCCAAGGCCATGGAAATGTTAACAGTATGTTGGCTCCCTTGACAGATGAGGATTAATACATCCTAAAAGAAACTTTAACTATGTTAAACCTCGGTTACCGTGTGACACAGTGATGAAATAAAAGCGCTCTTTGCTGAGAAGCCTTAAATACTTTTTTATAATCCAATAGCTCTGTAAAACTAAGTCTGCAGATATGTCTgaccttttctttccaagtcCAGTTCTTAACACCAACATTCACATGCAGGTTGTGACATGCAGTTATTGCTTCCAACAGCTGGATCTCTACAAAAGGCTATTTCTGTTGTAGACAGTTTAATCTTACATGACCTGGTTCAATATACCATCCAAGATGTTTATTCAATACAGTTGCCATTTTGGGTGCAATGTCATTTCAAAGATAAAAGGTCCCTTTGAGCTGCAATGAGGATTATAAAACTCTTCCCAGGATGTGAAAAAGGGCCATTTTTGTCCTCTCACAGACATGCACAAGGTCTCTTTTGGATGTGTGACGTGACATACCGGGTTATGGAAATGATGACATGGGCTTCTCACATATGGATTCATAACAGACCTACTGGCATTACATTTAACTTTTACTTGCTATTTCCAGTGTGTAAACCTAACTTTAAAAAACCtaaatattttactgttttaacCAAACCATGAAGTTTTTTGGTGCCTAAACTTAACCTGTGAGTGAAGGTGAAGCAGTATTTGACAGTCTGCTGTGAGAACACGGTGGGATTATCCTTATTGAGCTAAATCAACTTATTTTTGTAATATCACACAGTAACAGGCCAGTGTGTGTGGGTATGACTGTAACACTGAGAGGTGCAGGTGATATCCGTtcaagtgtttttttctgtataaatATGTCAGCTGATGAATGAGTCACTAGTGGTGACGCATGGATTAAGCGTATTCAGTGATGTGCTTCCACTTCCAAATTATCATCTTTTTAAATAAGTTTATAGAATGTTTTCAATAGTTTTTAATCAGCATTCTCAGTTTACAAAGCTGCGTCATTCAGAGGCCATAGAGACAAAGGCCTCAGAGTCAGTTGCAAGGGTAAATTATGTAATGTGAGAATAGGAAAGCTGTACAAGCGCTACAACCTGTCAGAGAtgtttgtgccacaaaaccaagtTATTGCAGTGCTCtgcgttttttttgttttttttgcaagcCTCCTGTTGGCACGCACAGACTATCTTTCTATCACTGATAAGTGGTTTTGTCCTTGGGGGAATAAAACACCTTACAGCTGGCCCAAGCAAGGTCAAACCTCTCACTGTGTCCATCCCTTAGTCCCAAAAGTGCTGCTGCAGTGGTCATGGCATTTAGAGGGCAAGGTATGCAAAAGATAATTAGCCAAGTGCACCTTTTGATATGTCGTGTAAACAAGACATTGCAGTAAAAGTCACCACATGGAAACGTATTTCATTTACGCTGGTGTGGAAATGAAAAGACAGAGCAAATATGCAAAATGATGAAATTGAAGGCAACTGTCAGGTTCACAGGCGTGTGTTCTGTTGTTGCTGGTGGGGAACTGGGACTATGTGCAGTACAGCGATGTCTCTTGACACACCAATCACTGTTTAAAGATGCAAATATATTCATCTCCTGAGTGACAGCTCTTCGTGTCAAACACTGCAAGACCTTCCGCTGagcatgtttctttttctgccttttttttttcttctccctctGTCTCCTAAATCCTATCTCTAACTCTTTCAGGGGAACAAAGCAGCTTGTGTTGGCCAAGCACTTGGAGTGAAAATAGAAGCAATCATTTATTCATTGATTGAAACATCAGAGGACTAAGAGGCAGTGGGAGAGTGGGAGCAACAAAGAGCGGGAAAAAGACAGAATGGTTGAAGGACAAGAAGTAAAAAGGAGGATGGGAGTAGTGGTAAGTGAAACTGAGTGGAGATCAAAGAAGGGGAGAAAATTCTTAGCGAACATAAAGTGGACAGTGTTGTTTGAAAAAGAAGACATTCCAACAAATAAAGGAAATGTCaagtgaataaaaacaaaacacagatggTTGTTATTTGAGCTGACAGTAACTTGTAATTTAAAGGAAATGCATAACTGACAGTGCCTGTTGATGCTACGGCGTGCCTCCCGTCTTGGATGAagatgatcaattaatcaacAGTGAAACTTACTTTGCTGGGAGCATTCAGGTATATTAACATAATTAACAATAACCACCCCAAGGTCAAACTGTTTAAAAACCAAGGGCTACATCAGATAGCATGTTAACTGTTGAAGCCTTAACATGTAggacttgtttggaagggttgccaggagaagGCCTCTTCTCTCTATAATGGACACCGCTTAGGTTTGGTTAAAACCGAACATCTGAAGCACTGTGGTGGAGTGATGATGGTTTGCACTTGTTTTACAATGACGGGACTTGAGCACCTTGCAATTGTTGAGCAAACTATGAATTcgtctgtataccaaagtagtCTAGAGTCAAATATAAGGGCATGagtccaacagctaaagctttgAAATCATCATGCAATAGGATAATAAATccaaagcacagcagcaaatctacaataGAATGACGGCAGAAATGCTGTGGATGAACCTTCAGAGAGCcatgcataaatgaatgcccaCAAACCCGAATGAACTGAAGCATTTAGTTCTTCACATGACTCTAAGTGACAATCAAACTAAACATGACTGACAATAGTTAATAGTCAGGTTGTttagcagcaacaacacacTTGGGTGTATTTATTTGAGCAACCATGAGTTTTATTGCTTGCAAATACCACATTTGATTTGGAAGAGCaagattatgttttttttgtgtgtgtgtggtttattTAGGAGCCTCACTTTACCATTTTTAAACACGCACCAGGGTCCGTAAATGCTCTTTTCCCACAATCCAAGTAAAGCGGGATTGTGTAATCTATGTAATCTTAATGAAGTAAAACCTACAAGGCAGGAAATAAGAGCATTAGCTGTGATGTAAAAGTTATGTCCATGTGAACGGTCACAGGCTTAAGCACCTTTAAGACATGCACTCTTTTCCATTAATTTGGTGGCATTTGAACATGTCGGCTTCATGTCTGAATGAGCACTCTGGTCTCTTTGCTGTAGTATTTGCATCAGCTGTGTTACTAGAGTTGGACTTCACCCAATGCTGGATTCATGCAGCAACATTAACAGGCACACAAAGACTCAACATAGCTTTTGTGAATCTTTTTGAGTTGCCCAGTTCACTTGAGAGCACAATAAAACAGTAATAGCATgtcaataattacatttcatcTCACTGTTTTGTAGGCTgaaacattttcccctcttttagtaatttttgctatttttaaaGGTCAGATCTAAACTATTTTGAAACAGAGTGATGAAACCAGCGATTTTATGTATTCTACGTCTAATAGGGACTTAAACTGTACTGTTACACAGCACCTTGTAGCGTTTAAAGGCAGCAATCCGAGCGTCAGATTTCTCTATTTTATTGACACGAATCATTAACTATCTCATCTCAGATACAACACATGTCCAGCAAAGCGCAAAAAGAGTGAAAAGCTTTTGTCCTCAGCAAGAGTATACATTTAAACAGCATTATCCTTCACTAGCAGTGGGGGGATACATGACATGAGACAGGATTTATCCTCTAAAAAAAACCGACTACATGATGTGAATCGAAAATAGAGGGACCTGGTTTCCAGTATACAATACTAGATACattctgttgtttctttttttttcttttacttcagAGAGATGTGAGCTAGATAGATTCCTCCTACGCAGTCCAAATAAACAAATAGAGAGGCAAAACCGGTGGCAACAGTTACAGATACAaaaacgttaaaaaaaaaatgattgcaaagaaattgaaataaacagAATGAGAACAAAATCGAAGGAAGCAGGAAAAAGGTAAATATCTCTGCAAACCCCCAAATCCCAAAGGCATACTACCTTGTTCCCCCACCCACCCTACCGCCCACCTTTTTTAATAGTATCATACAGCAAAAAAGACATTCAGAAGACCGGAGTGATAGAAAACACTCATGCAAAGAAAGCCTTTTTCACACATAGTCACCAACACAGGGAAATCATCTTAAACAACAGCGCTGTCAACAGTCAGTGCCTTCAGGTCTTTTAGTGGATGTTGTTAttgatgttttctgtttctctacAGACTTCTGATTTGCTACGGTACTTAATAAAAAGAATATGACACACAGCATCCATTAGGCTATCAAGTCTTCTGACTAGAGTGACCTcccgtttttttgttttttttttacattatgtcCATGGGACACGGGGATCCAACAGTTTATTATAACAGTCTTCGTTTCAGGACCCCCAATGACCAAAAGAAAAGTTCAGCCGGGAGGATTTCTGCAGAAGAACTGGAGCCTCAGGAATGAGCTTAGGTTGATATTCCATGATATAAAAAAAGgcgtgtgtttttttgttttgattttttttttttggcatctGTTCTTATTCTTTTAAAtctgatatatttatatctaCTTTTACAGTCATTTTCTATACGGCAAACAATTAAAGAGTTTCattccaaaataaaagaccCTTTAACAAAATGATGGCAGCTATTAAAATAAAGTCTACTAAGACTAAGAAGTCATGTTGCGaccttttatttacaaaaatgttttgcttttgacACAATCATCTGCGATAATAACGGATACggcttctttttcttgtttgttattATCAATTTATCACATTTTGGAATGAAACCCTTCAGTTTTAGATATTTTTTCATATGCACATTCACTCTACTTTGCATTCACTGTTGATACAGTCTTTCAGAAATTCTTTGATATCATAAATAGAATGGTCTTCCCATAGAGTCTCTTGGAGCAgatatatttttgtatatagTGAGATTTCCTTTACAGACAATATGTATTTATGGTGTTCGATCCATGTGCATGGTTACAGTTCCTCTGAGCGGATGACATGGAAAAGTGTAACGTTGTAGAGAACCTGGTGACCATTGTTCCAAGCGTAGAGTGCACGGTCACGTGGGTTATAGTCCAACATGGAGATATGCGAGTACTTATTCTGGAAGGCAATGTCGATGTACTCGTAAGTAGAGGAGTTGGTGGAGTAGGCATAGTAGACTTTGGTGCCTCCCGAGTAGCCATTGGTCACATACAGCGTGCCACAGATCATAAAAGACTCGCCGGCACTCCGTTTGGGGTGGTTGGTGGTCCAGCTCTTGATGATCTGCAACGTGTTGGGGTTCAGCTTGCTGATAACAATATTCCCGGCATTCTGATTGGTGGCGTAGACAGCCCACAGTCCTCCCTCGTCCACCATGAGGTCAATGTCAGAATGCCCCCCCCAGGCGTAGTGATACGCATTATTGAAGCCCGCGTAGTCAAGCTGCCGGGACTTGCTGATGGAGGAGGTGCGGAAGTCAAACTTGATGATGACGTGGCTCTGGAATTTGTTGAAGTAGATGGAGCCATTGTAGACTACCTGACCTGTTCCTGACCACGGGTGGGGGAGCCGGTGGGACGTGAAGTTGTCTGACGTCATGAAGTCATGCATAGACTTGTACTCCCGCACGAAGCGGTTGTTATGGTAGCCATCCATGTACCAGACCTAAGCATCaagacgagagagagagagagaattaaAAACGCAGCACTACTTCAAAGCTAGAAATGCCTATCATCATCCTTCCTGCGTGCCTTTGTGAATTCGAGAGTCGAGCATGCACATCACACGCGGAATAAATCAAATCACATCGTGAACAAGCATCCCAATTAAGTTAGTGCTGAGACTTCCTTGAGGAGCAGGCGAAGCTGAAATCCATCTACTTCTGAATGCAAACAGTCAGGATGACAGCCGCAGGGTGGCATGCACCCGGCCCCGCAGGGATAATGCCCATCATTCCAGATAAAAGGCCTGTCTCAGCTGCTATGACCCAGCTTCCTGCTGGCCCCTGTGGAGGTGGGCAGAGAGCTCTCATTCCAGAGCCACTGGAGACTCAAATACTTCCTTGGTTACAGTGGGACTGATACACCTAAAGCCCTTCCTCTACCTGGTTATAGCTGCTGTCGTGATTAACTTAAAAATGATTCACATCAAGAAAGAAAGACTCCGCAGGGCCAAAAAAAAGTACTAAAGAAAGGTAAGAAAACCTTAAGATGAAAAGAACTGGGGCAGGCCTGTCTGCTTCCATCAATTAAACTCTGTTTTCCCTTCTCTGCCCTTTGACAGCGAGGAACATCGTTCATGGGTTCTGTTCGAAATGTATTAGTTTCAACCAAAGGAAGTTGCCTTAAGTCTGCTAAAAATAATCTTAGTCAGCAGTAAGCTTCAACCTTGCTGATAAAGAAGTTTGTACCATCAAAATTCTGTGGCCTGTGTTGTCAGAACCGTTAGCCATCAGAAACTGTAACTGTACAGATGCACAGCCGTGTGCAGCTGAAGTTTTTACTCCCTTTGCTCGTGTGCGTTCCATCTCTTATTGATGCGTCTAATAAAGCGGGAGCAGAAAGAGCATCTTCACGCTGAGCAGACAAATAAACTTTCTTTATTTCCAGCTTCTTGTCAGCTGAGCAGCTTCCTGTTCAAATCATATAGATTTATACttggtatttatttttaatgtgttttagtAGTGAAGGCAGACCTATTTATTGAGCAAGCAGAAGATGCACTTTGCAAAGGGAAATCAGATGCAATCGACTGCTAAAGTAATAGAGACCAGGAAACAGACCACACATTTCAAATAATGCGGAGATGGAACTACTTACTTATAAATCACATTAGCTCAAGTTGACATACTGATATtactattttgttttattaacaataaaaagCCCAGTAATGTTCAGATTAGTATCAAGACATCTGGAAACACTTTATAACACAGCCCACGACTAAAGACATGATTCCCCTGTAATCAAATTAAATGTTGATGTATTTTATTTGGAAGTACACTGTTACTATATTTACATGCAATTAGTTAAAGGTAGGTGCACTAGAATAGGGAGGTTAACAGGTCCGGATTTTACAATAGTAcataaaattaatttattatacaggaaaataaaataaaatatttaattattttaaaggaAATGAGAAATAATTACATGCAAGTACATTTTAAGTAGTGCCTAAATTATGAGTTTTTTACAGGAAAGGAAACACAAATTGTGCTAAAAGTCATTTTAAGTACTGCGTAAGTAATTTCACATGAAAGGTTGTCAAGTTTAACCCACTCCAAAATATGGCCCATGCCCTGAAAAGTGCAGTGTACTTCCAATGTAAGGTCGggaattatatatattttcttattttattgttcagAAAAATTGCCATGAAATTATGATGTCCTTACAGTTACTTACATAATGAATTGTGTCGTAACATTGCTTAAGcattacttaaatttacttagTGTATAATTATTTCATTGCTACCTCCTTATTCTAGTGTACCTATTAAGTATCTGTGGGTAAATATGATATGAATATCAATATCCATTTAATTACAGTAGATTTATGCCTTTAGTTACGGGCTGTAATATAAAGTgttatcagattttttttctgatggTAATCTGAACAATACTGGGCTTTTTAGTGTTGGCCAGACAAAAGTAGCAGCAGCTGGATTATAAAGTGTTACTAGAAATCTGAAAATAGGCTTGAGAAACTGGAGCCAGTGGTTTCTTTATCTactaaagaaggaaaaaataagAAGTGACTTGATAGTTAATGGACTCGTCTTCCTAAATAACACCTGAGCAGTTATTAGGTAAGTGCAGTTTTGATACCCAGCCCACACTGCGTGACTGTGCGCCACATACCCGAGTATCTCCTTCAGGAGCCAGAGGGTCAGTCATCCAGGAGCCAAACCTGGATCCGGACGtcttgatggtgatggggtcaCTGATGCCCGTCAGTTTGCCGCATGCTGCAAGGAAAAAGCGAGATAGGAAACACCCACAGCAACGCCTATTTACACATTTAGACCGAATCACAATTTCTTGCAAAGAATTCATGTCATTTGCTTTAAATCCTGATGAATTTGCCTAAAGGATTCAAAGGGAGTCAAAGTCCAGCTTGTTGCTACGCCTCTCTCTTTGCGTGATGTACTGCACAAGAGGTGCTTATTATTCAGTTCACACATGCTAATGCCTGTTTTACTCTCTCCATGTGGATGTGTGAAAaagtgagagaaggaaaggataggaaagggagagccTCTGTGTATTCTGTTCCTGCCTGCTACTTGTAAGCTGCTGTAGTGTTAATTAGTGCTGATTGAGGTGTTAAAGAATTTGACAAAACTAACACCGGGCTCTGTGTCCCTCTTGACTGAGAGTCGGTTCGACTAGCGTACCCCTTCTAATGAACACAGGCAGGAATGAGAGACGTGATTTTACTAAACAGCAGCTCTCACAGTGCATCTCTTCATTTAAGCTGCTTTCACACTATATTTTATAAAGACAAGAGTCAATGAGATGGTCTTGACAAGTTAATTTCATCACATCCCAAGTTCATTTGAACAGCAGGATGCAACGACGCCTTTTGTTACAACTCCATCATCTGTCATGCGCTTCATTGCTGTGAAATGTCATTTTTACTCTGCAGTCAGACGGCATcgatttcatttgtgttttctctgcttATCTTTCTCCCTCGGTTACCTGCCTCCCTCTATCTCATTTCTATCACCCACATATTGAAACTTGTGGTTTTGTGTTAGTGTTTGTGCGTCTCTATGTGCAGCATATGTCGTGCCTGTGAGAATGCGTCGGCATCGCACCTCAGCGGCGgctgagagacaaacacatgGTCACATGAGCAGCATCTACTATTTCCAGTGGGGGCTTGAGTCCCATTACGTAACCCTCAGTGGGATTAGAGACTGCATTAATACATTGGccattgatttatttatttcttttctctaaTCATGCTTCTGTCTTTAGATGACACTACTATTGCAGTCTGCTGGACGGCCAGCTGATGGATCTGGATTCTGGAGTTGTGCGCAAGGTCTAATCCCCTTTTGGCCTGAATATGCCTGGACCGAAgtacaaggcaaagcaaataggAAACCTAATGGAAACTGGAGCTGATATAACAACAAAGCCCGCCATCAGCCCCAGAAActtaattctgttcatctggatgtagcgttttcagtgggagaaacatttcttcAGTGTCAGTTGACTgaaggtttccccaaccttataaacagtacatttgcataacgactgaaactagcaccataGATTAACAGCCCTTAGCCCAAAATGTGACGATTTAGAATTACTACTAGAGGTACCTACATGAACACGCTGCTTCTTAAAGTCTGAATATTTACAGTTATCTTGTTATTCAAATATATTTGTAGCAGTTAGACCACTACAAGGGTCACTTACTGCCATTACATTCAAAGggcagaaatcaaacatttggatcAATATTTCTAAATCGGTAACAACTTTCAATGAAGGGtctatagaatagaataaaatcaccctttattgtcattgtacatttaCAACAAAATTGCAGTGGCCGGTAAAGAGAGGGAGCCGGCCGATGTGATAGAGAGAAGGAAGGTAGAAACTGCACATTGTGTGTGCAAGACACCAGGTGGAAGGGAAGCAAGGACAGGAGTGTCAGAGGTAGATTAAGCTGTTCTATCGTGGCAACGATAGGAAGCAAAATGGATCAGGGGAAGCCTTGAAGGGAGAGTATGTGAAGAATGTTCTGGAGGTAAAGAGAGTCAGACGGGATCATGGGTTTGAAGCTGGAAATCAAAGAGGTGATGTTGAATGTTGTcagagaaaagggagaaagagaaaTGCTGAAGTTGGATGAAGCTGTAAACGGTGTTCCcgggggggagagagaggggtGACAGGAGTAGACTTCAATGGGCATGTAGGTGAAGGGAACAGTGATAAGGAGATGTTAGGTAGATATGGTCTTAGACAGATGGTAGTGGATTTTGCAAAAAAGGCTGCAGTGAACAGGTACTTCAACAAGAGGGAGGCGCACAGGTCACATAGGAATGGAGGAAGGTACACACACATGGACTATCTTACACAGAAGGTACTGAAAGAGGAAGTGACTGAAGGTAGAGATAATGATGAAGAAGGAAGAATGTTGTGCAGAGTTCAGGGAGGAGATGTGAGAAGTGAGGCTGGACACTAAGGAAGAGGAAAAGGACTTATATGGTTTGGCAAGGCAGAGagactgaggtgaaaaggatgTGCAGCATGTTGGGGTGATTAAGGATAGAAATGGAAATGCACAAATGAGCAAAGTGagctgagagagaaaaaggtgGATGGATGAGGAAAGATGGTTAGTGTTTAGTAAGGAGGAAAAGAGGCCCGATGTGAAGAGTGACATACCTATGAAGCTGTGGAGATGTCTAGGAGAGAGGGCCGTGGACTTTTTAACCAGATAAATATAAGTGCATGAGAGGATGTCTgagaaatgaagaagaaatgtACTGATACAAGGAGGAAACAAGGAAGACCTCAGAACAGGCTGATGAATGTAGTGACGGAGGACACGCTGAGGGTTGGTATGACACAGGTGGATGTTATATGGGTATAGTATGTGAAGAAAATTTTTCGTACACATGTTTAGCAGGTATGGCTAAATCATAACACATAACATCTTCCTCCAGGTGTCATAAAGAAGTTATCTTGTTTCACAAGTCTATGAGTTCATTTAGGCTACCTAGCTGTAAAAGGCTAATAACATTGCTATATATATAGTCAGTCAGCTACACTGATCGTAATAATTTTAACCACTAATTAGCTATCCACTTAGTTTTAATGTGTGGAGAGGGAAAGAAGCCCCCACCGCTCTAAATTACAAAAAGATTTCATTGAAGAATTAGTCTtaagaaaaggaggagggttAATTAAGGGAAAGAGAGAAGGTGATTTTGGTGAGCtgtttaaaatgacagaaatagtctaattttgttctttaaagCTAGAATATAAAGGGAAACCAGTGGCAGCAGAGCAGGTAGCAGAGGGCTTGATGTGCCGGCGTGACCTTCCTGCTTCATTCATCAGCATTTCAGTGTGAAAAGACTGGATTTGCCTGAAGCTCTCAGTGCCTCCACAGTGCTGGGGCACAACACaaggtgatttatttatttgattattgCCCAGCAAGCTGGCATGTCCTCTTGATCGATGGCCATTGTGTCCCGGCAGCCGTTGGGCTGTTACTTTCTCCGGCACAAAACAGCTTGAAGGACAGCTCTGTGGGGACCCTACTTACTCTCTTTCACTTTTCCCACTTTGCCTTCACTttatcactctctctctccgtctccttcCCAATACCAGCTTCTATTAAATTCTCCTGTCTGTTAAAAACTTTGCTCtattcttttttcctctccatGTTATTATTCAGATGCAAATGCTGCGAGTGACCTTCGCAAGCTTAATCTAAGTAATGCAAGTGTACCGGACTGTATTTGGTTGCACTACGCATGAGTGCGTCTGCAATCGTGTGAAGATGAAAGGAATAGCCACCCTCTGTTCTGCCTGAGCCAGCCTCTCGCTGAGTGACCTCACCTTTATCTCATCTGATcttgtgcacgcacacacaaacacacacacacacacacacttagtcaCTCCCGCTGGTCCCTGCTCTCCTATCTTTGGCAGCCTGACCATAGATGTGTGAGGGGTGGCATGTTAATTGAACTGGgagtgaaaacacagaaaatactcCAGGCTGGTGGGTAGTGGAAGCAGATgtggcaaggaaaaaaaaagagcagtgtATGCTGAGATAAAGAATGGCACGAGAAACAACTGGTGATCTGAGATTAGGTGTGCGTTTTTGTAGTCTCTTAATCCCTTCAGAGCGTGTTGACTATCTGTTTTCAttcctttcttttttgaaaaagGACAGTCGCCAGTATAACCaaaagcttttctttctttctgtcatcTTCCGCTGTGCATAATTTGAAACAGGGACACAATATACCCGCGATGTGCCGCGTGCAAGTGTCCCTGCTCTCGTAATATATCTTAGTCAGTGTAGTGTGGGTGTGCATCTATTAGCACTGTGGGATGTGACAGAGGTGTGAAAAGATTCAGACAGGGGCTAAAAGCAAAAAGATAGGATGTGATGAGAAATCGCAGACTAAAAGATGAAGCAGCTCGGTAGCTCTCGTCATCCTTAACCATCCCTGGGTGCGTGCAGGTTGTctaattgtgtatttttttagcATCCT contains the following coding sequences:
- the olfm1b gene encoding olfactomedin 1b isoform X2, coding for MQPASKLLTLILLIFMGTELTQVLPANPEESWQVYSSAQDSEGRCVCTVVAPQQSMCSRDARTKQLRQLLEKVQNMTQSIQVLDQRTQRDLQYVEKMEVQLRGLETKFRQVEENHKQNIAKQYKAIKAKMEELRPLIPVLEEYKADAKLVLQFKEEVQNLTSVLSELQEEMGAYDYEELHNRVSNLEERLRACMQKLACGKLTGISDPITIKTSGSRFGSWMTDPLAPEGDTRVWYMDGYHNNRFVREYKSMHDFMTSDNFTSHRLPHPWSGTGQVVYNGSIYFNKFQSHVIIKFDFRTSSISKSRQLDYAGFNNAYHYAWGGHSDIDLMVDEGGLWAVYATNQNAGNIVISKLNPNTLQIIKSWTTNHPKRSAGESFMICGTLYVTNGYSGGTKVYYAYSTNSSTYEYIDIAFQNKYSHISMLDYNPRDRALYAWNNGHQVLYNVTLFHVIRSEEL
- the olfm1b gene encoding olfactomedin 1b isoform X1, which translates into the protein MSVPLLKIGVVLSTMAMITNWMSQTLPSLVGLNTTRLTAAQGGYPDRSTGVLPANPEESWQVYSSAQDSEGRCVCTVVAPQQSMCSRDARTKQLRQLLEKVQNMTQSIQVLDQRTQRDLQYVEKMEVQLRGLETKFRQVEENHKQNIAKQYKAIKAKMEELRPLIPVLEEYKADAKLVLQFKEEVQNLTSVLSELQEEMGAYDYEELHNRVSNLEERLRACMQKLACGKLTGISDPITIKTSGSRFGSWMTDPLAPEGDTRVWYMDGYHNNRFVREYKSMHDFMTSDNFTSHRLPHPWSGTGQVVYNGSIYFNKFQSHVIIKFDFRTSSISKSRQLDYAGFNNAYHYAWGGHSDIDLMVDEGGLWAVYATNQNAGNIVISKLNPNTLQIIKSWTTNHPKRSAGESFMICGTLYVTNGYSGGTKVYYAYSTNSSTYEYIDIAFQNKYSHISMLDYNPRDRALYAWNNGHQVLYNVTLFHVIRSEEL